CGGTGCTGGTCGACTTCTGGGCGCCCTGGTGCGGCCCCTGCAAGATGATCGCCCCCGCCCTGGACGAGCTGGCCGGCGAATACGCCGGGCGCGCCAGAGTGGTGAAGATCGACATCGACCAGAACCGCGCCACCGCGCTCAAGTACCACGTGCGCTCGATCCCGATGCTGCTGCTGTTCAAGGACGGCCAGGTCCAGGCCACCCAGATCGGTGCCGTGGGCAAGCCGGTCCTGGCCCAGATGATCGACAAGGCCCTCTGAGGGCCCGGCCCCCGGGGCCCGGCGCTTGCCGCCGGCCGCCGGGGGTGCTAGTTTCAGCGACACCCCGGCGCGCAGCTTGCGCGCCGCACCTTCTGCAACACCCCACCAGTCCATTCGCATGCCGCCCGCACAGGGCGCTCGCAGCAAGCGAGGTTCCGCACTTGTCAGACAATCCTTCCGATTCCGGCGATACCGCCGTGAAGCGCGTGCGCAAGCCGCGCGCCCCCAAGACCGCCGACGCGGGTTCCGACGCGCCCGCCCCGACGGCCGCGGCCGACGCACCTGCGCCCCGGCCCGCCCCCAAGCCGGTCCAGGCCGAACTTCCGGTCGAGACGCCCCGCGCTCCCGCCCCCGAAGCCACGGCTCCCAGGCCGTCCGCCGACGCCGCACCCCGGCACTCCGGCTCCGGCGGCCACGACGATGGCGGCGACCATGGCGACCACCAGGGTGGCCAGGACAACGGCCAGCGCCAGCAGTCCGGCGGCGGCCAGCACCAGCAGCAGGGCCAGGGCAACCGCCGCGAGCGGTTCCGCAACCGCCGGGACCGCCAGCAGCAGCGCGGCGACCGTCCGCGTGACGACGGCCTGCCCACCGAAAACAACGATCAGGCCAACCGCCTGCCGCCGCCGAACATCCCCGAGGGCTTCCCGCAGTATTCGCTGTCGGACCTCAAGCGGATGCCGGCGCAGAAGCTGCTCGACATCGCCGACCAGCTGAACATCCACGAAGGCGTGGCCCGCGCCCGCAAGCAGGACGTGATCTTCGCCCTGCTGAAGGTGCTGACCCGCCACGGCGAGGGCGTCGTCGCCGACGGCGTGCTGGAAATCCTGCCGGACGGCTTCGGCTTCCTGCGCGCGGCCGAGGCGAGCTATCTCGCCGGCCCGGACGACACCTACATCTCGCCCAGCCAGATCCGCCGCTTCAACCTGCGCACCGGCGACCACCTGAGTGGCCGC
The sequence above is a segment of the Luteimonas sp. MC1750 genome. Coding sequences within it:
- the trxA gene encoding thioredoxin, producing MSQTVIHASDADFDATVLASKEPVLVDFWAPWCGPCKMIAPALDELAGEYAGRARVVKIDIDQNRATALKYHVRSIPMLLLFKDGQVQATQIGAVGKPVLAQMIDKAL